The following proteins are co-located in the Takifugu flavidus isolate HTHZ2018 chromosome 16, ASM371156v2, whole genome shotgun sequence genome:
- the LOC130539937 gene encoding guanine nucleotide-binding protein G(I)/G(S)/G(O) subunit gamma-2, with the protein MASNNTASIAQARKLVEQLKMEANIDRIKVSKAAADLMSYCEAHAKGDPLLTPLPASENPFREKKFFCAIL; encoded by the exons ATGGCGAGCAATAACACAGCCAGCATCGCACAGGCCAGGAAGCTGGTGGAACAGCTGAAGATGGAGGCCAACATCGACAGGATAAAG GTGTCAAAAGCAGCGGCAGACCTGATGTCATACTGTGAAGCCCACGCCAAAGGGGACCCCCTGCTAACGCCACTGCCGGCATCAGAGAACCCCTTCAGGGAGAAAAAGTTCTTCTGCGCCATCCTGTAA
- the LOC130539935 gene encoding dual specificity protein phosphatase 23-like has product MASSPPHNFSWVEKGKVAGLALPRMTSEYQFLLDNGIKHLVCLCERKPPNYDTCPQLKLHHIKIVDFTPPSPSQIERFLSIVEDANSKGEGVAVHCMHGHGRTGTMLACYLVKTQKISGIDAIKRIRELRHGSIETHDQEKAVVQFYQRTK; this is encoded by the exons ATGGCCTCTTCCCCTCCACATAATTTCTCCTGggtggaaaaaggaaaggtagcCGGGTTAGCTTTGCCCAGGATGACCTCAGAATACCAGTTCCTGCTGGACAATGGGATCAAACACCTGGTTTGTCTTTGTGAAAGAAAGCCACCAAACTATGACACCTGTCCTCAACTAAAACTGCACCATATTAAAATAGTGGACTTCACCCCACCGTCGCCGAGCCAGATCGAAAGGTTTCTCAGTATCGTGGAAGACGCCAACTCCAAGGGAGAG ggTGTGGCGGTTCACTGTATGCATGGTCACGGGAGAACCGGTACCATGCTGGCTTGTTACCTGGTGAAGACCCAGAAGATTTCTGGCATCGACGCCATCAAACGGATTCGCGAATTGAGACATGGCTCAATTGAAACGCATGACCAAGAGAAAGCTGTGGTCCAGTTCTACCAGCGCACAAAGTAG
- the LOC130513021 gene encoding afadin-like, with protein sequence MPEEQEREKLAQVIRQWNNKRLDLFEISQPDERLEFHGVMRFYFEDQDGGNVATKCLRVCSSSSTREVIEMLSEKFRPNVKVPMGNHSLYEIHKSKDNPTERKLDLDEKPLAVQLNWTTDNREGRFMLKTDKDRLEEKDKGGVIQSFKRTLSRKEKKNKNKASHQDSGDEAETTKKAGVKKLSGEKEQQQILGGLRPDASPHFESAALGLVPPDCVSVAAEDAVLSAVISSPSSSSLPCRLLPAYILYAAGRFALQQHHRRGAQVRGPSHRVTRITNKMVAMMREVIQGQQAIAGTLAFWMANASELLNFLKHDTELSPLTRQSQLDLSHLVHSAYSCLVRCLQNALRSHLPTFLVDPEQHGSLPLGIETVLNTLVNSMSLLRRCRVNPALTIQLFSQLFHFISAWIFNQLVNPRAGASGLRSYYWGAALRHRLVAIEAWAERQGLELAAHCHLGHIIQATSLLTMSKYSVKDAKDIQNSCFKLNSLQLRALLAGYLYANNEPHIPPELIEAVAAAAEASADQLIRSEGWDVQLEESLDLRLPFLLPEGGFSCDTMTGIPPGLLQFLEPVSQKGLCSLTVQTNSEGIWTVHFPKSTSAPCTVEQAEPEVVPVTLNKPLNSGMGISIVAAKGAGQDHLGIYIKSIVKGGPGERNGRLTAGDQLLSVDGHSLVGISQERAAAIMMKTGPVVTLKVAKFAASHHGLGPLLSEHTSEQNSGGGEGYVNPKSTAFMLHSLNPQCLEHLHGNSRRKKEQLMQRNRQLYRSHPNITECFEDRTEQIEGKNISAVSSLNLCTNTFPREYLTLPTLKSQEKNQPKSSQVHQTSTFLNLQCSSQKSSMRQAMSQESLYLDKSQNLWEQNDRRGKQTRIHDSSFPIRSSSSAHNILSDGSSPTEEPRSSRLSAAAVWRTPLSQQQTPSNQPKRIDIPLTRAVKTPTNHQTIRINQNFPVNRNVLSPPHPAHDIYACPTPANKKPPQSSLSPLQLRTSTLEDGFTPTKHVSFQDPPAQQGHRPKTHPELGSDRWKGKEAQGQIEKEKELFETERLEQEVQRLQVKEELTLEENDRLRRLSLEWQFQKRLQEIQKRRDDDEEEEDEDLDTMLAINQMERRTQASSS encoded by the exons ATGCCagaagagcaagagagagagaaattagCCCAAgtcatcagacagtggaacaacaAGCGCCTGGACCTGTTTGAAATCAGTCAGCCCGATGAG CGCCTGGAGTTTCACGGCGTGATGCGCTTCTACTTTGAGGATCAGGATGGCGGAAACGTGGCCACGAAATGTCTGCGTGTTTGCAGCAGCTCTTCAACCCGCGAGGTCATCGAGATGCTCTCAGAGAAGTTCAGGCCCAACGTGAAGGTGCCGATGGGAAACCATTCGCTGTACGAGATCCACAAGAGCAAAGATAATCCAACAG AGCGTAAACTGGATCTGGATGAGAAGCCTTTAGCTGTGCAGTTAAACTGGACCACGGACAACAGAGAGGGACGCTTCATGCTGAAGACTGACAAGGACCGTCTGGAG GAGAAGGACAAAGGAGGTGTGATCCAAAGCTTCAAGAGGACGCTGTcgaggaaagagaagaagaacaaaaataaagccTCCCACCAGGATTCAGGAGACGAAGCCGA GACGACCAAGAAGGCTGGAGTGAAGAAGCTCAGCGGGGAGAAGGAACAGCAGCAAATCCTGG GGGGCCTCCGCCCTGATGCTTCCCCTCA CTTTGAGTCGGCCGCCCTGGGCCTCGTCCCGCCTGACTGTGTCTCTGTGGCAGCTGAGGACGCCGTCCTGTCTGCCGTCATCAGTtcccccagcagctcctcgctTCCCTGCAGACTGTTGCCTGCCTACATCCTTTACGCCGCCGGGCGGTtcgctctgcagcagcaccacagacgGGGTGCCCAGGTCAGAGGGCCATCGCACCGGGTGACCCGGATCACCAACAAAATGGTGGCCATGATGCGGGAGGTCATCCAG GGCCAGCAGGCCATCGCCGGCACTCTGGCCTTTTGGATGGCCAACGCCTCCGAACTGCTCAACTTCCTCAAGCACGATACCGAGCTGAGCCCGCTGACGCGGCAGAGTCAGCTGGATCTGTCCCACCTGGTGCACAGCGCTTACAG CTGTCTGGTGCGGTGTCTGCAGAACGCGCTGAGGAGTCACCTGCCCACGTTCCTGGTGGATCCCGAGCAGCACGGCTCGCTGCCACTTGGCATCG AGACGGTGCTGAACACCTTGGTGAACTCCATGTCCCTTTTGCGCCGTTGCCGGGTCAACCCCGCCCTCACCATACAGCTCTTCTCTCAGCTCTTCCATTTTATCAGCGCTTGGATTTTCAACCAGCTGGTGAACCCGCGGGCCGGCGCGTCAGGCCTGCGCTCCTACTACTGGGGAGCCGCGCTCCGGCACAGGCTGGTGGCCATCGAGGCCTGGGCGGAGCGGCAGGGCCTGGAGCTGGCTGCTCACTGCCACCTCGGACACATAATCCAG GCAACCTCGCTCCTCACCATGAGCAAGTACTCTGTCAAAGACGCGAAGGACATCCAGAACTCCTGCTTCAAGCTGAACTCGCTGCAGCTCCGCGCGTTGCTCGCTGGTTACCTCTACGCCAACAATGAGCCTCACATCCCCCCG gagctgatCGAGGCCGTGGCGGCAGCAGCCGAGGCCTCTGCAGACCAGCTGATCCGGAGCGAAGGGTGGGAcgtccagctggaggagagccTCGACCTTCGCCTGCCGTTCCTGCTGCCCGAGGGAGGATTCTCCTGTGACACCATGACAGGAATCCCACCAGGACTTCTGCAGTTCCTGGAACCAGTCTCCCAGAAAG GTCTTTGTTCTCTAACAGTTCAGACAAACTCAGAGGGGATCTGGACCGTGCACTTCCCTAAATCAACATCTGCACCGTGCACA GTGGAACAGGCAGAGCCTGAGGTCGTACCCGTGACACTGAACAAACCTCTCAACAGTGGAATGGGGATCAGCATCGTTGCTGCCAAG GGAGCAGGCCAAGATCACCTGGGAATTTACATCAAATCGATTGTCAAGGGGGGACCGGGTGAGAGG AACGGCAGGTTGACAGCTGGGGATCAGCTGTTGAGTGTTGATGGTCACAGCCTGGTCGGAATCAGCCAAGAAAG GGCAGCTGCCATTATGATGAAAACTGGCCCAGTTGTGACCTTAAAGGTTGCAAAGTTTGCAGCAAGTCACCACGGTCTGGGGCCTCTGCTGAGCGAACACACATCAGAACAAAATTCAG GAGGTGGGGAAGGCTATGTTAATCCAAAAAGTACAGCCTTCATGCTGCACAGTCTGAATCCACAGTGCTTAGaacatctccatggaaacagcaggaggaagaaagaacagTTAATGCAGAGGAACAGACAACTTTATCGTTCCCACCCCAATATTACAG AATGTTTTGAAGACAGAACTGAGCaaatagaaggaaaaaacaTTTCAGCCGTCTCCAGTCTCAACCTTTGTACCAAT ACATTTCCCAGAGAATATTTGACACTTCCCACCCTTAAATCGCAAGAGAAGAACCAACCAAAATCCAGTCAAGTGCATCAAACATCGACTTTTTTAAATCTTCAATGTTCCTCTCAAAAATCCTCAATG CGCCAGGCGATGTCCCAGGAGAGCTTGTACCTGGACAAAAGTCAGAATTTATGGGAGCAGAATGATCGGCGTGGAAAACAAACCAGGATCCATGATTCATCTTTCCCAATTCGCTCCAGTTCCTCTGCTCATAATATCCTGTCAGATGGCTCTTCTCCTACCGAGGAACCGAGGAGCAGCCGTCTGAGTGCTGCTGCCGTCTGGAGGACTCCCCTTTCCCAACAGCAGACCCCATCAAACCAGCCCAAACGCATAGACATCCCTCTGACCAGAGCAGTGAAAACCCCAACAAACCATCAGACCATCAGAATCAACCAGAACTTTCCGGTAAACAGAAATGTTCTGAGTCCTCCACACCCAGCCCATGACATTTATGCCTGTCCCACCCCTGCAAACAAGAAGCCCCCTCAGTCCTCACTTTCACCGCTGCAGCTAAGAACCAGCACCCTGGAAGACGGCTTCACTCCAACTAAACACGTCTCCTTCCAAGATCCTCCAGCTCAACAGGGGCACCGCCCAAAGACCCACCCAGAGCTGGGGTCCGATCGCTGGAAGGGGAAGGAGGCCCAGGGACAAatagagaaggagaaggagctgtTTGAGACGGAGCgcctggagcaggaggtgcagaggCTCCAGGTTAAGGAGGAGCTCACGCTGGAGGAGAATGACCGGCTCCGAAGGCTCAGCCTGGAGTGGCAGTTTCAGAAACGGCTGCAGGAgattcagaagagaagagatgatgatgaagaggaggaagatgaggaccTCGACACAATGTTGGCCATTAACCAAATGGAGAGACGAACTCAAGCAAGTTCTTCCTAA
- the txlnbb gene encoding taxilin beta b, whose product METLQESSPAPSDPEASPLPGHKIDLTEDLSQQLEDIISTYQADEIPAEPEDAKVTSVKEADTRREQKLEKKMLKNLGKEAMLLMQSLHKLSTPEQKLEAIIKKHAELLEEHRSDQKQLKVLQKKLLQVMKEKDQLQSEHSRAVLARSKLEGLCRELQRHNKTLKEETLQRCREDDLKRKEITTHFQGTLSDIQAQIEEHSNRNTKLCQENGALAEKLKELISKYDQREANLEKVFKHRDLKEKLLETKITQANMILKEAEEKHRLEKDLMLKQVSEYKMQVKLIKEQEADMKIQLDMYSQKFDEIQGTVSKSNSVYSSFKQDMDKMAKKMKKMERECHSWKTRFDGCNKSLIDMVADKAIKEKEFELVTVKTQKLENLCRALQDERKSLYEKLQKAAPQPGSEAAEEEGETPEAPQDNPVQNPAAPAGASTPETPLARELVKLKAEQARLKEIASSFTVSHVLPAETAPSQSQQLLHGAQDTEHSGTEEIQEDEGFQKQRELEMESVD is encoded by the exons ATGGAAACCCTACAGGAGAGCAGTCCTGCACCCTCAGATCCAGAGGCGTCTCCACTCCCGGGTCATAAAATTGACCTGACAGAGGACCTgtcccagcagctggaggacatcaTTAGCACCTACCAGGCTGATGAGATCCCCGCAGAGCCAGAGGACGCCAAGGTCACCTCCGTCAAAGAGGCAGATACCCGCAGGGAGCAGAAACTGGAGAAGAAGATGCTCAAGAATTTag GGAAGGAGGCCATGCTGCTGATGCAGAGTCTGCACAAACTCAGCACTCCGGAGCAGAAACTGGAGGCCATCATCAAGAAACACGCCGAGCTG ctggaggagcaccgGAGCGACCAGAAGCAGCTAAAGGTTCTGCAGAAGAAGCTGCTCCAAGTGATGAAGGAGAAGGATCAGCTGCAGAGCGAGCACAGCCGGGCCGTGCTGGCCCGCAGCAAACTGGAGGGGCTGTGTCgagagctgcagagacacaacaAGACCTTGAag GAGGAGACGCTGCAGAGGTGCAGAGAGGACGACCTGAAGAGGAAAGAGATCACCACTCACTTCCAGGGGACGCTGAGCGACATCCAGGCCCAGATTGAGGAGCACAGCAACAGGAACACCAAGCTGTGCCAGGAGAACGGCGCCCTGGCCGagaagctgaaggagcttaTTTCAAAATATGACCAGCGAGAGGCG AACTTGGAGAAGGTCTTCAAACACAGAGATctgaaagagaagctgctggagaccaAAATCACGCAAGCAAACATGATTCTGAAGGAGGCTGAGGAGAAGCACAGGCTGGAGAAAGACCTG ATGCTCAAACAGGTGTCGGAGTATAAGATGCAGGTGAAGCTCATAAAGGAGCAGGAGGCTGATATGAAGATCCAG CTTGACATGTACTCCCAGAAGTTTGATGAAATCCAGGGAACCGTTTCAAAGAGTAACAGCGTCTACAGCAGCTTCAAACAGGACATGGACAAA ATGGCTAAGAAAatgaagaagatggagagagagtgtCACTCCTGGAAGACTCGCTTTGACGGATGCAACAAGAGTCTGATCGACATGGTGGCAGAT AAAGCGATAAAAGAGAAAGAGTTTGAGCTTGTCACCGTCAAGACCCAGAAGCTCGAGAATCTGTGCCGAGCTTTGCAAGACGAGAGGAAGAGCCTTTATGAAAAGCTGCAGAAGGCCGCGCCTCAACCGGGCagcgaggcagcagaggaggagggggagaccCCCGAAGCTCCTCAGGACAACCCGGTCCAGAATCCTGCAGCTCCCGCTGGAGCGTCCACACCGGAGACTCCGCTGGCCAGAGAGCTGGTCAAACTGAAGGCCGAGCAGGCCCGTCTGAAGGAGATCGCCAGCTCGTTCACAGTCTCTCACGTCCTGCCTGCAGAAACAGCccccagccaatcacagcagctcctccacggcGCCCAGGACACAGAGCACAGCGGCACAGAGGAGATCCAGGAAGACGAGGGATTCCAGAAACAGAGAGAATTAGAAATGGAGTCTGTCGATTAA
- the hivep2b gene encoding transcription factor HIVEP2 has translation MESLEITEAQDRNVPQKKFTSEAAQSKRNPSFELEGKGWQPLQEGQAIDTCGYKEMSDSGKSLQLVDQHSQIQPTSHREYEASSNPPQSTKTFPTGRVKAAVHLAAAPSLVPSSHMKSTGSPDVQQQGPLSGMDLLSDAVAKVEQKPQKPGKYVCDYCGRACAKPSVLKKHIRSHTGERPYPCVPCGFSFKTKSNLYKHRKSHAHSVKAGAVPLSELGSCIVSADQGSFEGEGELFSDAEQSTDTDEDTLNDPLLLLDSPVEGSDNTAVKVLNLIAQKKGATPMSAQDGSSQTQEINAPPTAAEASRAIQSCTIKQRLALRLSEKRSSDSEHNLSLPSQSSKGSTDSGYFSRSESTEHQTGPPNTNAKSYQEIMFGKCYRPSPKQTANFVACSAESSEYYGKRSEKGVSRVFTQENDTVESIKINTKSFTREEATEPLLDASSDVATLIRSNSMPTSSAVCLTMPQALRGSHSFDERTSSGSMRRLRRQAAFELSAHEGHADADSHVKISETAISPSGLEMENHPSVASRMSHQRHAMELTTRKRRKEKREEEELHGRYEHHDEQCEEMFESAKDYDVKQAVAGIMALGKGHFTSMQMDRCDMDISVSVELSGRRTLGNVISVIQHTNSINRPLSEHSEPYKYRGQRQECQAMDAGEPYEMEKSDSRLQQSFQIGPKLVRQPNIQVPEIRVTVEPDSPDKAPEVQVKEPEKHVEEFQWPQRSETLAQFPPEKLPPKKKRLRLADIEHSSGESSFESACTSLSRSPSQDSNLSYSSTFSFDREDSLKPVSPARQDEFGKPLELLAVPGSGHTLPVLTQRQQHEMRRSSSEQAPCNLRKEFPEVRSVSFDYGSLSPTSKVRPVDINTGHQAVRDKRRGNLVRQESLNMDTEVTKVPAQAFPQYLGSTSSTFTVAVLPQNLPIFSTANTFPQPSHPSLLVPVRIQTHVPSYGSITYTSVSQIFDNQYDIVTSTVPTSQNQAARLPGTHDSHGVLAFTRTPSTHTLSVEALDLSSAKLKTGIPLSLTSRTISTTNASSGGANKRMLSPASSLDIFMEVKQQKRVKEERMFGQIVEELSAVELGKCNVSEEKGRRSEMQAQDDSCRGKYITLQQNATEPTDRGFDSAMESSSSPYSVNEVCKEKPVQMDMAAQLVPGRDVLISDVEHSKELSQFPSLRTTTGVSWCYLNYTKPSCSHASAPFSSEYATWCVSSHNPNPLEMSTSAVLALLRSRQRGDKVIYTMATMCQPGTGKLVSSLILWRQTIEQLPRKPETEEVDVSYGKKVKDTSSRGKTSKEEWKEREASANQAVPTRVKIFEGGYKSNEDYVYVRGRGRGKYICEECGIRCKKPSMLKKHIRTHTDVRPYICRVCNFAFKTKGNLTKHMKSKAHMKKCLELGVSMTMDETDIQEPVDDVQQESKTELVATTKHQFSDAEDSDGMDEEVDEVDEDDDEDDDYDGDSTPKLRSRSTSPQSCGGVSLSITATASVHSCSMGPLPSAELRQPSSGRQTGLDQQTVLAAEQREKSMDEDSLTMLSPDQTNFLFDPYSSYLLSPGWESPIREPSPSRLRYPSPRRELSPRGRASPRWDSSPIRAGSPSFTTIQHLSPGSMERPMSPGMDLAGKREASMRGRQRVVLRAVSPRRGSHQHKGSGDKIRHQAKMEMAQQQAAFEVEMDQRSNLASAPPAAASSHQQNILSHLPLHSQQQASSLLPLVPVGGLQMLHSPPSSGTDAAPSAAPSPESSEGQCCSSREGSVQGEDVRNQNLDVKDSVQEENVQTCLKAIASLKITAEDPH, from the exons ATGGAATCACTTGAAATTACTGAGGCTCAGGACAGAAATGTTCCTCAGAAAAAGTTCACCTCAGAGGCAGCTCAAAGCAAAAGGAATCCATCTTTCGaattggaaggaaaagggtgGCAACCACTTCAAGAGGGTCAAGCCATTGATACATGTGGCTACAAAGAAATGTCTGACTCAGGGAAATCACTGCAATTAGTAGATCAGCACTCCCAAATTCAGCCCACAAGCCATCGAGAGTATGAGGCATCTTCAAATCCACCGCAGTCGACAAAAACCTTTCCCACCGGCAGAGTAAAGGCAGCAGTCCACctcgctgctgctccttctctggTACCTTCCTCTCACATGAAGTCCACCGGTTCGCCTGATGTCCAACAACAGGGTCCCCTTTCAGGGATGGATCTGCTGTCAGATGCTGTGGCTAAGGTGGAACAGAAACCGCAAAAGCCCGGCAAGTATGTTTGTGACTACTGCGGGAGGGCATGTGCCAAGCCCAGCGTGCTTAAGAAACATATTCGCTCACACACTGGAGAACGTCCCTACCCTTGCGTTCCCTGTGGATTCTCCTTCAAAACCAAGAGTAATTTGTACAAACACAGAAAGTCTCACGCTCACTCAGTCAAAGCCGGTGCGGTGCCACTCTCAGAACTTGGTTCTTGCATTGTCAGTGCAGACCAGGGGTCTtttgaaggagaaggagagttGTTCTCCGATGCAGAGCAAAGCACGGACACGGATGAGGACACTCTTAATgatccgctgctgctgctggactctcCAGTGGAGGGATCAGATAACACTGCTGTAAAAGTCCTGAATCTCATTGCCCAGAAAAAGGGAGCCACACCGATGTCAGCTCAGGATGGTTCGTCCCAGACCCAGGAAATCAATGCGCCTCCTACCGCTGCCGAGGCTAGCCGTGCAATTCAATCTTGCACCATCAAGCAGAGGCTTGCGCTTCGCCTTtctgaaaaaagaagcagcgACTCTGAACACAATCTGTCCCTACCGAGTCAGTCGAGCAAGGGCAGCACGGACTCCGGCTATTTTTCACGCTCCGAGAGTACTGAGCACCAGACCGGTCCTCCAAACACTAACGCAAAGTCCTATCAAGAAATAATGTTTGGGAAATGCTACAGACCGAGCCCTAAACAGACAGCCAATTTTGTGGCTTGTAGTGCCGAATCTAGCGAATATTACGGGAAACGGTCGGAAAAAGGGGTTTCCCGTGTTTTCACCCAAGAGAACGACACAGTGGAGTCaatcaaaatcaacacaaagTCGTTCACCCGAGAGGAGGCGACGGAACCGCTGTTAGATGCTAGCTCTGACGTGGCGACTCTAATCAGGAGCAACTCAATGCCAACATCCTCAGCTGTGTGTCTGACGATGCCTCAAGCCCTCAGAGGCAGCCACTCGTTTGATGAGAGAACGAGCAGTGGGAGCATGAGGAGGCTCAGGCGACAGGCTGCTTTCGAACTCTCTGCGCACGAGGGCCACGCAGACGCCGACAGTCACGTAAAGATTAGCGAAACCGCCATATCACCCTCAGGATTAGAAATGGAAAATCATCCCTCTGTGGCATCCCGTATGAGCCATCAGAGACATGCCATGGAATTGACAACTCGGAAACGCAGGAAGGAGAAGcgggaagaggaagagttgcACGGCCGATATGAGCATCATGACGAGCAGTGTGAGGAAATGTTTGAGTCGGCCAAAGATTATGATGTAAAACAAGCTGTGGCTGGCATTATGGCATTAGGGAAAGGACATTTCACAAGTATGCAGATGGACAGGTGTGACATGGACATATCAGTTAGCGTTGAATTGTCTGGTCGAAGGACTTTAGGGAATGTCATTTCTGTGATCCAGCACACAAACTCCATAAACAGACCTCTATCGGAACACTCAGAACCATACAAATATCGAGGGCAGAGACAGGAATGCCAAGCTATGGATGCAGGAGAACCTTATGAGATGGAGAAGAGCGATAGTAGGCTACAGCAGTCATTTCAAATAGGGCCCAAACTGGTGCGGCAGCCCAACATTCAAGTCCCAGAAATCAGGGTCACCGTAGAGCCTGACAGTCCAGATAAAGCTCCAGAGGTGCAGGTGAAGGAGCCAGAGAAGCATGTGGAAGAGTTTCAGTGGCCTCAAAGGAGTGAAACCTTAGCACAATTCCCTCCAGAAAAGCTCCCTCCAAAGAAGAAGAGGCTACGCTTGGCTGACATCGAGCACTCCTCCGGAGAATCGAGTTTTGAGTCGGCCTGCACCAGTCTCTCCCGCAGCCCCAGCCAAGACAGCAACTTATCTTATTCCTCCACCTTCTCATTTGACAGGGAGGACAGTTTGAAGCCAGTGTCTCCAGCCAGGCAGGATGAATTTGGCAAACCCCTAGAGCTCTTAGCTGTGCCGGGGAGTGGGCACACCCTCCCTGTGCTTACCCAGCGTCAACAACATGAAATGAGACGCTCCTCCTCAGAACAGGCGCCCTGTAACTTGCGTAAGGAGTTCCCAGAGGTACGCAGCGTATCATTTGACTATGGCAGTCTTTCTCCAACATCCAAAGTTAGACCAGTGGACATCAACACTGGACACCAGGCTGTGAGGGACAAGAGGAGGGGGAACTTGGTGCGACAGGAGTCTCTGAATATGGACACCGAGGTCACAAAGGTCCCAGCACAAGCGTTTCCGCAGTATCTCGGCAGTACCTCGTCTACCTTCACGGTCGCTGTTCTGCCACAGAATTTGCCAATATTTTCCACGGCGAATACATTTCCCCAGCCGTCACATCCCAGCCTCTTAGTTCCTGTAAGAATACAGACACACGTCCCCTCCTACGGCAGTATCACTTACACTTCGGTATCACAGATTTTCGACAATCAGTATGACATCGTTACCTCAACTGTGCCCACTTCTCAGAATCAAGCCGCACGTTTGCCTGGAACTCACGATTCTCACGGTGTGCTAGCTTTCACTAGGACGCCGTCGACACACACCCTTAGCGTCGAAGCCCTCGATTTGTCATCTGCTAAGCTGAAGACGGGCATCCCTCTTTCTCTGACCTCTCGGACTATATCAACCACCAACGCCTCCAGCGGCGGCGCAAACAAGCGGATGCTGTCCCCCGCGAGCAGCCTTGACATTTTCATGGAGGTCAAGCAACAGAAACGTGtaaaagaggagaggatgtTTGGGCAGATTGTAGAGGAGCTGAGCGCTGTGGAGTTGGGAAAGTGCAATGTGAGCGAGGAGAAGGGCCGCAGGTCTGAGATGCAGGCCCAAGATGACTCCTGCAGGGGTAAATACATCACGCTCCAACAAAACGCCACAGAGCCCACAGACCGTGGATTCGATTCAGCTATGGAAAGCAGCTCATCTCCCTACTCAGTCAACGAAGTTTGCAAGGAGAAGCCAGTGCAGATGGACATGGCGGCGCAGCTGGTCCCCGGTCGTGACGTGCTGATCTCAGACGTGGAGCATTCGAAGGAATTATCTCAGTTTCCAAGTCTTCGCACGACGACAGGTGTGAGCTGGTGTTATCTCAACTACACCAAGCCGAGCTGCTCACACGCCAGCGCCCCTTTTTCATCTGAATACGCCACCTGGTGTGTGAGTTCCCACAACCCCAACCCGCTTGAGATGAGCACCAGTGCTGTCCTGGCTCTGTTAAGGTCCAGACAGAGGGGAGACAAGGTTATTTACACCATGGCCACCATGTGTCAGCCTGGCACGGGGAAGCTGGTCTCATCGCTCATCCTGTGGCGACAGACCATCGAACAG CTGCCGAGGAAACCGGAGACAGAAGAGGTGGACGTCAGCTACGGGAAGAAGGTGaaagacaccagcagcagaggaaaaacgAGCAAGGAGGAGTGGAAAGAAAGGGAGGCCTCCGCCAACCAGGCGGTGCCAACTCGCGTCAAGATCTTCGAGGGAGG GTATAAATCCAACGAAGATTACGTGTACGTCAGAGGTCGAGGCCGGGGGAAATACATTTGTGAAGAGTGCGGCATCCGCTGTAAGAAGCCCAGCATGCTGAAAAAACACATCAGGACCCACACGGACGTGAGGCCGTACATATGCAGGGTCTGCAACTTTGCTTTCAAGACTAAAG GAAACCTGACTAAACATATGAAGTCGAAGGCACACATGAAGAAATGTCTCGAATTGGGAGTGTCGATGACGATGGATGAGACCGATATTCAGGAACCCG TGGATGACGTCCAACAAGAGTCCAAAACGGAGCTGGTGGCCACAACCAAACACCAGTTCTCCGATGCGGAGGACTCTGACGGCATGGATGAAGAGGTTGATGAAGTCGATGAAGATGACGACGAGGACGATGACTACGATGGCGACTCCACTCCAAAACTGCGCTCCAGAAGCACCAGTCCTCAGTCGTGCGGAGGTGTGTCTCTGTCCATCACAGCCACCGCCTCGGTCCACAGCTGCTCCATGGGCCCCCTGCCCAGCGCCGAACTCCGCCAACCGTCGTCTGGCAGGCAGACGGGATTGGACCAACAAACTGTTCTCGCTGCAGAGCAGCGGGAGAAGTCCATGGATGAAGACTCTCTGACCATGCTCTCTCCAGACCAgaccaacttcctgtttgaccctTACTCTTCCTACCTTCTTTCTCCTGGCTGGGAGTCACCCATCAGGGAGCCTTCCCCCTCACGCCTGCGCTACCCGTCCCCAAGGAGAGAACTCTCCCCGCGAGGTCGCGCTTCTCCCAGATGGGACTCCTCCCCAATTAGAGCGGGGTCACCCAGCTTCACGACGATTCAGCACCTCTCCCCAGGCTCCATGGAGCGTCCCATGTCTCCTGGAATGGACCTGGCCGGGAAGAGAGAAGCCTCAATGAGAGGCCGGCAGAGAGTCGTGCTGAGGGCGGTTTCACCACGCAGGGGGTCACATCAACACAAAGGCAGCGGCGATAAAATCAGACACCAGGCAAAGATGGAGATGGCTCAACAGCAAGCCGCCTTTGAAGTGGAAATG GATCAAAGGAGCAACTTGGCTTCTGCTccgcctgctgctgccagtTCCCATCAGCAGAACATCCTCAGCCACCTCCCTCTGCACTCCCAGCAGCAGGCCAGCAGCCTGCTCCCCCTCGTTCCCGTCGGAGGCCTCCAGATGTTGCACTCCCCGCCTTCCTCCGGCACCGATGCCGCCCCCTCCGCGGCGCCTAGCCCCGAGAGCAGCGAGGgccagtgctgcagcagcagggagggatCTGTCCAGGGAGAGGATGTCAGAAACCAGAACCTCGACGTTAAGGACAGCGTTCAAGAGGAGAACGTCCAAACCTGCCTGAAAGCCATCGCCTCACTGAAAATTACTGCAGAGGACCCTCACTGA